The Stigmatella aurantiaca genome includes the window GCTGGAGGGCACGGGCAGCACGAGATCCGCCGCCAGCAGCCCCCCCAGCACGAGCGCCACCTGCCCATCGGGCGGCCGCGCGTCCAGGAAGGCGCGGGTGGCCGCCTCCAGCCGCTCGCCGAAGAGGAAGAAGGGAACGAGAATGGCCGCCAGGAGCAAGCCGCAGAAGAGCGTCCAGCCCACCGCCGCGCGCTTGGCGTCCAGCCTCTCCGGGAAGGGCCTCAAGGGCTCAGACGGCCCGGGAAGGCAGCTTCGCGGCGGACACCATCAGGGCCTGCTCGCGCTCGGCGGGAATCTCCCCCTCCTCCTGGAAGGCGAGGCCCACCACGGCGAGCACCTCGCCCGCCGCGTCGAACACCGGCAAGGCCACGGCGGCCCGGCCGGCCACGGCCTTGGCCCCGGGCTTGATCCGGCCCGTGTCATCCTCCTGGAGGTTGCAGGTCTGCACGGGCGCCTTGCGCACCTGCGCCAACCCCGCCATGCCCTTGCCCCGGGGCACATGGCGCACGGCGGCCACCACCGGGGGCGGGAGGTTGAGGGAGGCCACCAGCTCCAGGTCCTCGCCGCGCTGCACGTGCACCGAGCCCGCCATGGCGCCGTGCGCCGCGGCGAAGGACTCCAGCCAGGACTGATAGGACGTGTTTGCTGAATCCATGGTGTGGTCTCCGTCTCAGAATCCGACGCCGAGGGTGAACGAGGCGCTGGGCTGGAACCGGTTCTGGGGTTTGATCAACGAGGGCGCGGCGCGGAAGTACGCGGCGCTCACGCCCAGCTCCCCCACCAGCTCCAGGCGGGACGAGAGCGGAAACAGGGCCCGGACGGAGGCGCCCAGCTCGGGCCCCGCGGTCTCCACGCCCGTGGGCCCCGTGTCCGAGAAGTCGAAGCCCGCGCCGTCCTCGCCCACCTGGAGCTCGGCGAAGCCCGCGCTCAAGCGCGGCTGGAGCCACCCCAGGCGCGTCTTCCAGGAGGTCAGCGTCAGGTTGGCGCGGAAGTGGGTGAGGGTTGGCTCCGGGTCATGGTGGAGAAACCCCGAGCCGGTGCCGCACGCCTCCAGCCCCAGCCGGGCCAGGGGGGACAGCTCCAGGCAGATGCTGGGGCGGCGGCCGGAGGTGGACGCCCCCGCGCGCAGGTTGCCGTAGTTGCGGGGAGGCTCCTCCCTCGCACCCTCGACGGTGCCCGCGGGCTCCTCCGCCGCCGCGAGCCCTCCCCCGAGCACGGCCATGAGCCGCAGGCACCGGAACGGAAGCTGGATTCGTCGCATGGGAAGACCCTGGATGCGAAAGCGAGGGGTTGCTCCCCGCCTTGTAGCCCAGAGACTCCCCGTCCAGCCAGGGCATACGCTCCGTTGAGCGCATCCCCAGGCTCCAGGCGGGCGCTGGATGGATTGATTTCTTCCAGAGAGGGCTCAGGTGAAGAAGTATCGGTCCATGAGCACGCGGCATTTCGACATCGTGGTGATTGGGTCGGGCCCTGGAGGCGAGGGCGCGGCCATGAAGGCGGCCAAGGAGGGCAAGCGCGTCTGCATGGTGGACAACCGCCAACTGGTGGGCGGCGCCTGCACCCATACCGCCACCATCCCCTCCAAGGCCCTGCGCCATGCCATCCAGCGGCTGGTGGACGTGCAGAACGACCACCCCGAGCTGCGCGTGGAGCTGGCCAAGGTCTCCAAGTTCAAGGACATGATGCGCAAGGCCTCCACCGTGGTGGCCCGCCAGGTCCAGCTGCGCACCACCTTCTACGAGCGCAACCGCGTGGATCTGTCCATCGGCCATGGGCGCTTCCTGGATGCGCACACGCTGGAGGTGACGGATCCCCGCGGCGCCAGCGAGCTGCTGTCCGCCAAGTCCTTCGTCATCGCCACGGGCTCGCGTCCCTACCGCCCGCCCAACCTGGACTTCACCCACCCGCGCATCTACGACTCGGACACCATCCTGACGATGAACGAGACGCCGATGACGATGCTCATCTACGGCGCCGGCGTCATCGGCTGCGAGTACGCCTCCATGTTCCGCATGCTCGGCGTGAAGGTGGACCTGGTGAACACGCGCGACCGGCTCCTGTCCTTCCTGGACGACGAGATTTCCGACGCGCTCTCCTACCACCTGCGCGAGCAGGGCGTGCTCATCCGCCACCAGGAGCAGATGGAGCGCGTGGAGCCCACCGACGACGGCGTGGTGCTGCACCTCAAGAGCGGCAAGCGGCTCAAGACGGAGATCTTCCTCTGGGCCAACGGGCGCACCGGCAACACCTACGACATGGGGCTCGACAAGCTGGGCATCCAGACCGACTCGCGCGGCAACGTGCAGGTGAACGACGCGTACCAGACCATCGTGCCCCACATCTACGCGGTGGGCGACGTGGTGGGCATCCCCTCCCTGGCCAGCGCCTCGTATGACCAGGGCCGCTTCGCCGCCACCCACATCGTCGAGGGCCGGCTGGAGCACAAGCTGGTGAAGGACATCCCCAGCGGCATCTACACCAGCCCGGAGATCAGCAGCCTGGGGCGCACCGAGCAGGAGCTGACCAAGCTGGGCGTGCCCTACGAAGTCGGCCACGCCTTCTTCAAGAGCCTGGCCCGCGCGCAGATCACCGGCCGCACCGTGGGCATGCTCAAGCTGCTGTTCCACCGCGACACGCGGGAGATCCTCGGCATCCACTGCCTGGGCGACAACGCCTCGGAGATCATCCACATCGGCCAGGCCATCATGTCCCAGGACGGGCCCGGCAACTCCATCGACTACTTCGTCAATACCACCTTCAACTACCCCACCATGGCCGAGGCGTACCGCGTGGCCGCCCTCAACGGCCTCAACCGCCTGTTCTGAGGCTGGGGGGAGGACTCCACACCGGGATGGGGACAATGCCCCCCACCCGGCCGGAGCGCTGTGGGCTAACCCACTGAAATCCTGAAAAGCATGTTCTGGCGCGGACCTTGCGAAGGGAGGAGCCACCCCCTTCCCCGACACGAGGTCGCCCCGCGTGAGTTCTCCCCACCGCATGCTCGGACTGGCCCGGCTGGTCTCGGCGGCCCTCTTCCTGGGGGGCTGTTTCGGCCAGGCCGAGCTGGATGTCAGCGGCCCCCTCCCCGGTGAGGAGTCCACGAACCCGGGCGGCCCGGAGGCCTCGGACTGCCCCGCGAGCGGCATCGAGCCGGGCCCCTCGCCCCTGCGGCGGCTCACGCGCTTCGAGTACAACAACACCGTGAGGGACTTGCTGGGCACCTCGCTCCAGCCCGCCGAGACGTTCGCCAAGGAAGAGGAGTCGCTGGGCTTCAACAACAACGCCTACGCGCTGAACGTCACCCTGCTCCATGTGGAGCAGTGGATGGAGGCCTCGGAGACGCTGTCCGGCTCGGC containing:
- a CDS encoding GAF domain-containing protein, with protein sequence MDSANTSYQSWLESFAAAHGAMAGSVHVQRGEDLELVASLNLPPPVVAAVRHVPRGKGMAGLAQVRKAPVQTCNLQEDDTGRIKPGAKAVAGRAAVALPVFDAAGEVLAVVGLAFQEEGEIPAEREQALMVSAAKLPSRAV
- the sthA gene encoding Si-specific NAD(P)(+) transhydrogenase, whose translation is MSTRHFDIVVIGSGPGGEGAAMKAAKEGKRVCMVDNRQLVGGACTHTATIPSKALRHAIQRLVDVQNDHPELRVELAKVSKFKDMMRKASTVVARQVQLRTTFYERNRVDLSIGHGRFLDAHTLEVTDPRGASELLSAKSFVIATGSRPYRPPNLDFTHPRIYDSDTILTMNETPMTMLIYGAGVIGCEYASMFRMLGVKVDLVNTRDRLLSFLDDEISDALSYHLREQGVLIRHQEQMERVEPTDDGVVLHLKSGKRLKTEIFLWANGRTGNTYDMGLDKLGIQTDSRGNVQVNDAYQTIVPHIYAVGDVVGIPSLASASYDQGRFAATHIVEGRLEHKLVKDIPSGIYTSPEISSLGRTEQELTKLGVPYEVGHAFFKSLARAQITGRTVGMLKLLFHRDTREILGIHCLGDNASEIIHIGQAIMSQDGPGNSIDYFVNTTFNYPTMAEAYRVAALNGLNRLF